The Gemmatimonadales bacterium DNA window CCAAACCGATCGCCCACCCGCCGAGGACCAGCCGCCACGCCGGGGCGATCGCGGCGCGCAGCTCCTCGGGTACCACGATCCACCGCGCCAGGAGCGGCGTCGCCGCGAGACCGATCGCGAGCCCCACCACCCCCACCGCCAGGAACGCCACCAGATAGGTCGAGACGAACGCGTTGAGCGCCTCGGCTTCACCCCGCGCGGCGAGGTCCGCCACGTACCTGGGTACGGTGAGCGCGCTCCCGAAGGTGAGGAGGGCGAAGTATCCGGCCACCGCCGTCAGCGCGGCGTAGAGCCCGTAGGTCGCGCTCCCCAGATGGTGCAGCACCAGCGGCACCATGACGAGCTGCACCACCCACGTGACGACGAGATTGAGGTAGCCGCCGCGGATCCCCTTCCGGATCGCGGGTTCGGCCGGCGCGGTCATCCGGCCCGGAAGTGCTCGCGCACCAGGCCGGCGATCAGGCCCACGTCCTCGAGCGGCAGCTCGTTGAAGATCGGCAGGCAGAGGATGCGCCGGTACAGGTTCTCGGTGC harbors:
- a CDS encoding oligosaccharide flippase family protein, translating into MTAPAEPAIRKGIRGGYLNLVVTWVVQLVMVPLVLHHLGSATYGLYAALTAVAGYFALLTFGSALTVPRYVADLAARGEAEALNAFVSTYLVAFLAVGVVGLAIGLAATPLLARWIVVPEELRAAIAPAWRLVLGGWAIGLAAGLFQSLLTGLGEVQLANLANSARTALNLAVAAAVLGTGGQLSDLLVGLIAATLVSSLALYVLVRRRHPSITLSFAHARFGTWRATLKPTAYFFLMQLAALVVMGTDNIV